From a single Rutidosis leptorrhynchoides isolate AG116_Rl617_1_P2 chromosome 5, CSIRO_AGI_Rlap_v1, whole genome shotgun sequence genomic region:
- the LOC139848447 gene encoding berberine bridge enzyme-like 21, with translation MSSISWITLLPLVFLVSSLSISNGAGPPPKGTGPSAPKGPGSTPSAPKGPGSTPSAPKGPGSTDPNSIYKSFLECLSTQSPKPDPTLSSVVYSPTGNSTTYTKTLQDRIKNLRYNIPSTPKPAIIVAPTKEPHVQATVICAKKVGAQIKVRSGGHDYEAVSYSSSEKTFIMLDMFNLRAIDVNIATETAVVQAGALLGELYYRIWEKSKVHGFPAGACKTVGAGGHISCGGYGTMIRKYGLTVDHVIDAKIVDANGKIMDRKAMGEDVFWAIRGAGGSSFGIILSFTLKLVPVPKITTIFRIEKTIEQNGIDALVKWQSIMPTIDPDLFIRVLIQPITQKQKKTVRVTFMSLFLGDSTRLLGLMSKTFPELGLKKEDCPEVSWLQAALYWTNLDYNKTKPEALIDRVPDTIKYLKRKSDYVQTPIPKQGWTAVFNKLMELDKVGLVLNPYGGKMSEVPANATPFPHRAGNLFKMQYSLNWDDPKLTEVNLNQGKAMYEFMTPYVSKNPRGAFLCYRDFDIGVKTGAGLNSGKVYGEKYFKGNYERLVKIKTAFDPDNFFRNEQSIPHQTK, from the coding sequence ATGTCATCTATATCATGGATCACGCTTTTGCCACTAGTATTCTTGGTTAGCTCATTGTCTATCTCAAATGGTGCTGGACCTCCTCCTAAAGGAACTGGACCTTCCGCCCCAAAGGGACCAGGATCGACCCCCTCAGCCCCAAAGGGTCCAGGATCGACACCTTCTGCCCCAAAGGGGCCAGGTTCCACTGATCCTAATTCAATATACAAGTCCTTTCTCGAATGTCTCTCAACACAATCACCTAAACCCGACCCAACTTTATCTTCCGTAGTTTATAGCCCTACAGGCAACTCCACAACATACACGAAAACGCTACAAGACCGCATCAAAAACCTTCGTTACAACATCCCTTCCACACCAAAACCGGCAATCATAGTCGCTCCAACCAAAGAGCCTCATGTGCAAGCCACAGTCATCTGCGCTAAGAAAGTTGGTGCCCAGATAAAAGTTCGTAGTGGCGGACATGATTATGAAGCAGTCTCGTACTCCTCATCCGAAAAAACCTTCATCATGCTGGACATGTTTAATTTACGTGCGATTGATGTTAATATTGCCACGGAAACCGCCGTTGTCCAAGCTGGCGCCTTGTTAGGAGAATTATATTATCGAATATGGGAAAAGAGTAAGGTGCATGGATTCCCGGCCGGAGCATGTAAGACAGTTGGTGCAGGTGGACATATAAGTTGTGGGGGTTATGGCACCATGATACGAAAATATGGGCTAACCGTTGATCATGTGATCGATGCTAAAATTGTTGATGCTAATGGTAAGATAATGGATCGAAAAGCTATGGGTGAAGATGTTTTTTGGGCCATCCGTGGGGCGGGTGGTAGTAGTTTCGGCATCATCTTATCTTTCACCTTGAAACTAGTTCCGGTACCAAAAATTACCACCATTTTTCGAATAGAGAAAACGATAGAACAAAATGGGATCGACGCCCTTGTTAAATGGCAGTCGATAATGCCTACAATCGACCCCGATTTATTTATTCGAGTTTTAATCCAGCCGATtacacaaaaacaaaagaaaacggTCCGAGTTACATTCATGTCCCTTTTCCTAGGGGATTCAACTAGACTATTAGGTTTAATGAGCAAAACATTTCCGGAATTGGGCTTAAAAAAAGAAGATTGTCCCGAAGTAAGTTGGCTTCAAGCCGCGCTTTATTGGACCAACTTGGATTACAATAAAACAAAGCCCGAGGCGCTTATAGACCGAGTTCCGGACACTATAAAATACTTAAAACGGAAGTCGGATTACGTACAAACCCCGATACCAAAACAAGGCTGGACTGCTGTATTCAACAAGTTGATGGAACTAGATAAAGTTGGACTAGTTTTGAACCCGTACGGTGGGAAAATGAGTGAAGTTCCTGCAAATGCAACACCGTTTCCACACCGAGCAGGGAACTTGTTTAAGATGCAATATTCGTTGAATTGGGATGATCCGAAATTGACTGAAGTCAATTTGAATCAAGGGAAGGCAATGTATGAATTTATGACGCCTTATGTATCGAAGAATCCGAGAGGTGCGTTTCTGTGTTATAGAGATTTTGATATCGGTGTGAAAACCGGGGCCGGTTTAAATTCTGGGAAGGTTTATGGCGAAAAGTATTTTAAAGGGAACTACGAGAGATTAGTGAAGATTAAAACTGCCTTTGATCCTGATAATTTCTTTAGGAATGAACAAAGTATTCCCCATCAAACCAAATAG
- the LOC139850404 gene encoding somatic embryogenesis receptor kinase 1: MGKEVMMITLMVCLIMVKLSYANLEGDALNSLRNNLEDPNSVLQSWDPTLVNPCTWFHVTCNNDNSVIRVDLGNAALSGILVPQIGLLKNLQYLELYSNNISGPIPNDIGNLTNLVSLDLYLNSFSGPIPVTLGRLSKLRFLRLNNNSLTGAIPMQLTNITSLQVLDLSNNRLSGSVPDNGSFSLFTPISFANNLDLCGPVTGHPCPGSPPFSPPPPFVPPPPISIPGGSSATGAIAGGVAAGAALLFAAPALAFAWWRRRKPQEFFFDVPAEEDPEVHLGQLKRFSLRELQVATDSFSNKNILGRGGFGKVYKGRLADGSLVAVKRLKEERTPGGELQFQTEVEMISMAVHRNLLRLRGFCMTPTERLLVYPYMANGSVASCLRERPPNEPPLDWPTRKRIALGSARGLSYLHDHCDPKIIHRDVKAANILLDEEFEAVVGDFGLAKLMDYKDTHVTTAVRGTIGHIAPEYLSTGKSSEKTDVFGYGIMLLELITGQRAFDLARLANDDDVMLLDWVKGLLKERKLEMLVDPDLKTNYIDSEVEQLIQVALLCTQGSPMDRPKMSDVVRMLEGDGLAERWDEWQKVEVERQEMDLAPHSTSDWILDSTENLHAFELSGPR, from the exons ATGGGGAAAGAAGTTATGATGATAACGCTTATGGTTTGTTTGATCATGGTGAAGCTCAGTTATGCAAATTTGGAAG GTGATGCTTTGAATAGTCTAAGGAATAATTTGGAAGATCCAAATAGTGTGCTCCAGAGTTGGGATCCGACCCTTGTTAACCCGTGTACTTGGTTCCACGTAACGTGTAACAACGATAACAGTGTTATACGAGT tgATTTAGGAAATGCTGCTCTGTCTGGAATTTTGGTTCCACAGATTGGTCTTTTAAAGAATTTgcagtactt GGAGTTGTATAGCAATAACATAAGTGGCCCGATACCTAATGATATTGGTAATTTGACAAACTTAGTGAGCTTAGATCTTTACCTCAACAGTTTTTCTGGACCCATTCCAGTCACTTTAGGGAGATTATCGAAGTTACGGTTCCT CCGTCTTAACAATAACAGCTTGACCGGTGCAATCCCTATGCAATTGACTAATATCACGTCGTTGCAAGTGTT ggaTCTATCAAACAATCGTCTCTCAGGATCAGTTCCGGATAACGGTTCCTTTTCACTATTCACACCTATCAG ttTTGCAAACAATCTGGATCTTTGTGGCCCGGTTACGGGTCACCCCTGCCCCGGGTCTCCTCCGTTTTCTCCACCTCCACCGTTTGTACCACCACCCCCTATTTCTATACCAG GTGGAAGCAGCGCGACTGGAGCCATAGCTGGAGGGGTTGCTGCTGGGGCTGCGCTACTATTTGCCGCACCAGCCCTTGCATTTGCATGGTGGCGGCGTAGGAAACCACAAGAATTTTTCTTCGACGTACCCG CTGAAGAAGATCCTGAAGTTCATTTGGGTCAACTTAAAAGATTTTCATTACGGGAATTACAAGTCGCTACGGATAGTTTTAGCAATAAAAACATACTGGGAAGAGGTGGGTTCGGGAAGGTATATAAAGGACGATTAGCTGATGGCTCACTTGTTGCTGTAAAACGATTGAAAGAAGAACGTACACCTGGCGGAGAACTTCAGTTTCAAACTGAAGTTGAGATGATTAGTATGGCTGTTCATCGTAATCTTCTTCGGTTAAGAGGATTTTGTATGACACCGACTGAACGATTGCTTGTTTACCCGTACATGGCCAATGGAAGTGTCGCATCCTGTCTGAGAG AGCGACCACCAAACGAGCCACCGTTAGATTGGCCGACCCGAAAGAGAATTGCGTTAGGATCAGCCCGTGGGCTTTCGTATTTGCATGACCATTGTGACCCGAAAATTATTCATCGTGATGTTAAAGCTGCAAATATTTTATTGGATGAGGAGTTCGAAGCTGTTGTTGGGGATTTCGGTTTAGCTAAATTAATGGATTACAAAGATACACATGTTACTACTGCGGTACGTGGTACAATTGGTCATATTGCTCCTGAGTACCTCTCGACTGGGAAATCATCTGAAAAAACTGACGTTTTTGGGTATGGCATTATGCTTTTGGAACTAATTACGGGTCAAAGGGCGTTTGATCTAGCTCGACTTGCTAATGATGATGATGTCATGTTACTTGATTGG GTTAAAGGGCTATTAAAAGAGCGAAAACTGGAAATGCTTGTAGATCCAGACCTAAAAACCAATTACATAGATTCAGAAGTCGAACAGCTGATTCAAGTTGCGTTGTTGTGTACACAAGGGTCACCGATGGACCGACCAAAAATGTCAGATGTGGTAAGAATGTTAGAAGGCGACGGGTTGGCTGAAAGATGGGACGAATGGCAAAAAGTTGAAGTTGAGCGTCAAGAAATGGATCTCGCACCGCATTCAACGTCTGATTGGATCCTTGATTCAACTGAGAATCTGCATGCATTTGAGTTATCTGGTCCAAGGTAA
- the LOC139850509 gene encoding large ribosomal subunit protein uL3z — MSHRKFEHPRHGSLGFLPRKRAARHRGKVKAFPKDDPTKPCKLTAFLGYKAGMTHIVREVEKPGSKLHKKETCEAVTIIETPPMVIVGVVAYVKTPRGLRSLNTVWAQHLSEDIKRRFYKNWCKSKKKAFTKYSKKFESDEGKKDIQSQLEKMKKYATVIRVLAHTQIRKMKGLKQKKAHLMEIQVNGGTIAQKVDFAYGFFEKQVPIDAVFQKDEMIDIIGVTKGKGYEGVVTRWGVTRLPRKTHRGLRKVACIGAWHPARVSYTVARAGQNGYHHRTEMNKKIYKLGKTGQESHTALTEFDRTEKDITPMGGFPHYGIVKDDYLLIKGCCVGPKKRVVTLRQSLLAQTSRLALEDIKLKFIDTSSKFGHGRFQTAEEKLKFYNRVKA, encoded by the exons ATGTCGCACAGGAAATTTGAGCATCCTAGACATGGTTCTCTAGGGTTTCTTCCTAGGAAGCGTGCTGCTCGTCACAGAGGAAAAG TGAAGGCTTTCCCCAAGGATGACCCAACCAAACCATGCAAGCTAACCGCTTTCTTGGGTTACAAGGCTGGGATGACTCATATTGTTCGAGAGGTCGAGAAGCCTGGATCAA AGCTTCACAAGAAGGAGACATGTGAGGCTGTTACTATCATTGAGACCCCTCCAATGGTGATTGTTGGTGTTGTGGCTTACGTCAAGACACCACGTGGTCTTCGATCATTGAACACTGTTTGGGCTCAACATTTGAGTGAAGATATCAAGAGGAGATTCTACAAGAACTGGTGCAAATCCAAGAAGAAGGCGTTTACTAAGTACTCCAAGAAGTTTGAATCTGATGAGGGCAAAAAGGACATACAGTCTCAACTGGAGAAAATGAAAAAGTATGCAACGGTTATCAGAGTCTTGGCCCACACACAG ATAAGGAAAATGAAGGGGTTGAAGCAAAAGAAGGCACACCTTATGGAGATTCAAGTGAACGGTGGAACAATCGCCCAAAAGGTTGACTTTGCTTATGGCTTTTTCGAAAAGCAGGTCCCGATTGATGCTGTTTTCCAGAAGGATGAAATGATTGATATCATTGGTGTAACCAAGGGTAAGGGTTATGAAGGTGTTGTGACCCGTTGGGGTGTCACCCGTCTTCCTCGTAAGACTCACAGGGGTCTGCGTAAAGTTGCTTGTATTGGAGCATGGCATCCTGCTAGAGTTTCGTACACTGTTGCCAGAGCTGGTCAGAACGGTTACCATCACCGTACTGAAATGAACAAGAAGATTTACAAACTTGGAAAGACCGGACAGGAGTCCCACACTGCTCTTACTGAGTTCGAcag GACCGAGAAGGACATAACTCCAATGGGAGGTTTCCCGCACTACGGTATTGTGAAGGATGATTATTTGTTGATCAAAGGTTGTTGTGTTGGGCCTAAGAAGAGGGTCGTTACTCTTCGTCAGTCGCTTCTTGCTCAGACCTCTCGACTGGCCTTGGAAGATATTAAACTCAAGTTCATCGATACGTCATCCAAGTTCGGACATGGTCGATTCCAGACTGCAGAGGAGAAGCTTAAATTCTACAATCGCGTGAAGGCTTAA